One segment of Panicum virgatum strain AP13 chromosome 3K, P.virgatum_v5, whole genome shotgun sequence DNA contains the following:
- the LOC120701436 gene encoding uncharacterized protein LOC120701436: MATSSPSSLRHTLSNSTQLLSPSLFLAFAQYSVELATEKLDIFVGDAGSCLDDKGGDEAVTSSKAVVEELYRALDRGDVDAVRRLLNPDVDWWFHGPRAHQHLVLMRLLTGRRRGGGLPFKIRSLDAFGATVLAEGTDATGALYWVHAWTVGPGGRVTEVREYCNTALVVTRLGGGGDAAAPAVSGAAATTEDVCCSKTRQVWQSRLPDKARRNLPGLVLAI, translated from the coding sequence ATGGCAACCTCTTCACCCTCAAGTCTTCGACACACACTCTCCAACTCCACGCAACTTCTCTCACCTTCTTTGTTCCTAGCATTTGCCCAGTACTCAGTCGAGCTGGCAACCGAAAAGCTTGACATCTTCGTCGGCGATGCCGGCTCATGCCTCGACGACAAAGGAGGCGACGAGGCGGTGACCAGCAGcaaggcggtggtggaggagctcTACCGTGCGCTGGACCGCGGGGACGTGGACGCCGTGCGCCGGCTGCTGAACCCGGACGTGGACTGGTGGTTCCACGGCCCCCGCGCGCACCAGCACCTTGTGCTTATGCGCCTgctcaccggccgccgccgcggtggcggcctCCCGTTCAAGATCCGGTCGCTGGACGCGTTCGGGGCGACCGTGCTGGCCGAGGGCACCGACGCGACGGGGGCGCTGTACTGGGTGCACGCGTGGACCGTGGGGCCCGGTGGCCGCGTCACCGAGGTGCGCGAGTACTGCAACACCGCGCTCGTCGTGACGAGGCTCGGTGGCGGTggggatgcggcggcgccggcggtttcaggagcggcggcgacgaccgaGGATGTGTGCTGCTCCAAGACCCGGCAGGTGTGGCAGAGCCGGCTGCCGGACAAGGCTCGGAGGAATCTTCCTGGCCTCGTGCTTGCCATCTGA
- the LOC120701437 gene encoding senescence associated gene 20-like, translated as MRLLTGGGGGLPFTIRSLDAFGATVLAEGTDATGALYWVHAWTVGPGGRVTEVREYCNTTLVVTRLGGGGGAGAGAGADVAAAAAEKAKAPCSQSQSEQVWQSRLPDQARRNLPGLVLAI; from the coding sequence ATGCGcctgctcaccggcggcggcggcggcctcccgtTCACGATCCGGTCCCTTGACGCGTTCGGGGCGACCGTGCTGGCCGAGGGCACCGACGCGACGGGGGCGCTGTACTGGGTGCACGCGTGGACCGTGGGGCCAGGTGGCCGCGTCACCGAGGTGCGCGAGTACTGCAACACCACGCTCGTCGTGAcgaggctcggcggcggcggcggtgccggtgccggtgccggggccgacgtcgccgctgctgcggcggagaaggcgaaggcgCCGTGCTCGCAGTCGCAGTCGGAGCAGGTGTGGCAGAGCCGGCTGCCCGACCAGGCTCGTCGGAACCTCCCTGGCCTCGTGCTTGCCATCTGA